Proteins encoded in a region of the Agarivorans sp. Alg241-V36 genome:
- the ftsE gene encoding cell division ATP-binding protein FtsE, protein MIRFEQVSKIYPGSQRALQKVSFQLEQGKMAFLTGHSGAGKSTLLKLITAMERPSDGKVWVNGDDISRITHRKIPYLRRQMGVIFQDHKLLMDRTVFDNVALPLVIEGYSMGNIKRRVAAALDKVGLLDKANCTPVILSGGEQQRVGIARAVVNKPAILIADEPTGNLDPALSLEIFRLFEEFNRVGVAVLIASHDLSLIAKMHYQRLILQNGQLLDASQAAEVQ, encoded by the coding sequence ATGATCCGGTTTGAGCAAGTAAGTAAAATTTATCCAGGTAGCCAACGCGCCTTACAAAAGGTGTCGTTTCAATTAGAACAGGGAAAAATGGCGTTTTTAACCGGCCACTCTGGCGCAGGAAAAAGCACCTTGCTTAAACTTATCACCGCTATGGAACGCCCCAGCGATGGCAAGGTATGGGTTAACGGCGACGACATTAGCCGTATCACCCATCGAAAAATTCCTTACCTCCGCCGTCAAATGGGGGTGATTTTCCAAGACCACAAATTGCTAATGGATCGCACGGTATTCGACAACGTTGCTTTACCATTAGTGATTGAAGGCTACAGCATGGGCAACATTAAACGCCGTGTGGCCGCTGCCCTAGATAAAGTAGGCTTGCTCGACAAAGCTAATTGCACCCCGGTTATTCTTTCTGGTGGTGAACAACAGCGCGTAGGCATTGCCCGTGCAGTCGTCAACAAACCTGCCATTTTGATAGCCGATGAGCCAACCGGTAACTTAGACCCAGCACTGTCTCTAGAAATTTTCCGCTTATTTGAAGAATTCAATCGAGTGGGGGTAGCGGTGCTTATCGCCAGTCACGATTTAAGCCTTATCGCTAAGATGCATTATCAGCGGCTAATTTTGCAAAATGGCCAGCTGCTTGATGCCTCACAAGCTGCGGAGGTGCAGTAA
- the ftsX gene encoding permease-like cell division protein FtsX produces the protein MAGAKPQVKVALPVRFMMFWVRHLQQCIASLGELWRTPASSMLTLAVIGVCLALPASFYLATKNVQQLTAYWKSDAQISLFLKQNVTEKQRDLLQKNIASMQQVAAVELVTKQQGLAEFQANSGFEDVLALLPENPLPDVLLVLPSAEFSTASAAKKLLESLQEHSLVEEGRLDVEWLQRLDTIVSMLQQAAWLLIILLLTAVALIVSNTLRLNILNRRNEIEVMKLVGATDAFIQRPFLYTGFWFGIVGGLMAWVLCNILLIWTEYALQQIGLLYQQDIYLSGLNVQEFGWLILFATLLGLGASWFSVNRHIKQIEPS, from the coding sequence ATGGCTGGCGCTAAACCGCAAGTAAAAGTGGCGTTACCAGTGCGCTTTATGATGTTTTGGGTTCGTCACCTACAGCAATGTATTGCCAGTTTAGGTGAGCTTTGGCGCACTCCTGCTAGCTCAATGCTTACCTTGGCGGTGATTGGTGTTTGTTTGGCGCTGCCAGCAAGTTTTTACTTAGCAACCAAGAATGTGCAACAGCTTACCGCGTATTGGAAAAGCGACGCGCAAATTAGTCTGTTCTTAAAGCAAAACGTCACCGAAAAGCAGCGCGATTTATTGCAAAAGAATATCGCCAGTATGCAGCAAGTTGCTGCAGTAGAGCTGGTCACTAAACAACAGGGCTTGGCCGAGTTTCAAGCCAACAGCGGTTTTGAAGACGTATTGGCTTTACTGCCAGAAAACCCCTTACCCGATGTATTGCTGGTTTTACCTAGCGCCGAATTTAGCACGGCAAGTGCAGCCAAAAAGCTGCTAGAGAGTTTGCAAGAACACAGCTTAGTAGAAGAGGGGCGCTTAGATGTTGAATGGTTACAACGCTTAGACACCATTGTAAGCATGCTGCAGCAGGCAGCGTGGTTACTCATTATCTTGTTGCTAACCGCAGTGGCCTTAATCGTAAGTAATACCCTGCGGCTGAATATTCTTAATCGCCGCAACGAAATTGAAGTTATGAAATTAGTCGGTGCTACCGACGCCTTTATTCAGCGGCCATTTCTATATACCGGTTTCTGGTTTGGCATAGTAGGCGGATTAATGGCGTGGGTGCTGTGTAATATTCTGCTGATTTGGACCGAATATGCCTTGCAGCAAATCGGCTTGTTATACCAGCAAGACATTTACCTATCGGGCTTAAATGTTCAAGAATTTGGCTGGTTAATCCTGTTTGCGACCTTGTTAGGTTTAGGCGCCTCGTGGTTCTCGGTTAATCGCCATATTAAGCAGATTGAGCCAAGCTAG
- a CDS encoding bifunctional protein-serine/threonine kinase/phosphatase has product MSQEQHTATASPTSSNRVSNSEKASSEASNKLEASFGGASISGPKPENQDACVAKIPEPWTRYYKGIVAILADGLSSAEHAKMAAQISVTQFVEDYYATPESWSVNKSTAQVAKSLNNWLFQQGKQTGSYACTLSTLIIKSRVAHLFHVGDSRIYRFRAGKLRQLTRDHVQIRGKQKNHLTRAMGVDSSLELDYSTRTVESGDIFMLTSDGVHDALSEQQLLKLLQAKFSSLEEQASAIVNAAELAGSDDNISAMLVNVDNVPEAELDESRAQLLHLPIPPVMSVGNKIDQYRVSEILHTSPRSHVYLVEELDKQGNSNGRVRILKAPDASMADDQEYFAGFAREEWVGRVVSNPYIMRTFEPIGTRRFRYLIAEYVPGITLRQWMDKHPHPPIQQVVRMLEKLAKALRALRRYEMVHRDLKPENIIITADDQLKLVDFGTVQSAEQLEQNEKNSTPVGSVQYIAPEYLVGETGRHRSDIFSFAVIAYEMLSGNLPYKQASREQIAQRHYSDWHYQNIQHFRNDMPDWLDAALEQGCHPKPQQRYQSLSELIHDLQHANPKLKASYQAKPLIERNPVRFWQSTTVFLLVVVIWQWASQLS; this is encoded by the coding sequence GTGAGCCAAGAACAACACACTGCAACGGCTTCGCCGACAAGCAGTAACCGAGTTAGTAACAGCGAAAAAGCATCCTCTGAAGCTAGCAACAAGTTGGAGGCGTCCTTTGGTGGCGCCTCCATTTCTGGTCCTAAACCAGAAAACCAAGACGCCTGCGTAGCCAAAATCCCCGAACCTTGGACCCGATATTACAAAGGCATTGTGGCGATATTAGCCGATGGTTTAAGCAGCGCCGAGCACGCCAAAATGGCCGCGCAAATATCTGTTACCCAATTTGTTGAAGACTACTACGCCACCCCAGAGAGCTGGTCGGTCAATAAATCCACTGCTCAGGTAGCAAAATCTCTTAACAATTGGCTATTTCAACAAGGCAAACAAACTGGCTCCTACGCTTGTACCCTTTCTACACTAATTATTAAATCACGAGTCGCGCACCTGTTTCATGTTGGTGATAGCCGTATTTATCGCTTTCGTGCTGGTAAGTTGCGCCAACTCACTCGTGACCACGTGCAAATTCGCGGCAAGCAAAAAAACCACTTAACCCGCGCCATGGGAGTAGATTCTAGCCTAGAGTTAGATTACTCCACCCGCACCGTAGAAAGCGGTGATATCTTCATGCTTACCAGTGATGGCGTGCATGATGCCCTAAGCGAACAACAACTGCTTAAGCTCCTCCAAGCCAAATTTTCCAGTTTAGAAGAACAAGCCAGCGCCATTGTTAACGCCGCAGAACTAGCCGGCAGTGACGACAACATTAGCGCCATGCTAGTAAATGTTGATAACGTGCCAGAAGCCGAGCTTGATGAAAGCCGCGCGCAATTATTGCACCTGCCTATTCCTCCAGTGATGTCGGTGGGCAATAAAATTGACCAATACCGAGTCAGCGAAATTTTACATACTAGCCCGCGTAGCCACGTGTATTTAGTTGAAGAGTTAGATAAACAAGGCAACAGCAACGGCAGAGTACGCATTCTAAAAGCCCCCGACGCCAGCATGGCAGACGACCAAGAGTATTTTGCTGGTTTTGCCCGTGAAGAGTGGGTGGGCAGAGTAGTAAGCAACCCTTACATTATGCGCACCTTCGAGCCGATAGGTACTCGCCGTTTCCGTTATCTTATCGCTGAGTACGTACCAGGCATTACTCTGCGCCAATGGATGGACAAGCACCCTCACCCACCCATTCAGCAAGTAGTGCGAATGCTAGAAAAACTGGCCAAAGCCCTGCGCGCCCTGCGCCGTTACGAAATGGTGCATCGCGACTTAAAGCCAGAAAACATTATTATTACCGCCGACGACCAGCTAAAACTGGTGGACTTTGGCACTGTGCAATCTGCCGAACAATTAGAACAAAATGAGAAAAACTCCACGCCGGTAGGCTCGGTGCAATACATTGCGCCCGAGTATTTGGTGGGCGAAACCGGCCGCCACCGTAGCGACATTTTCTCTTTTGCGGTGATAGCCTACGAAATGCTGTCGGGTAACTTGCCTTACAAACAAGCTAGTCGCGAGCAAATTGCCCAGCGACATTACAGCGATTGGCATTATCAAAATATTCAGCATTTTCGCAATGACATGCCCGACTGGCTAGACGCCGCTTTAGAGCAAGGCTGTCACCCTAAGCCGCAACAACGCTACCAAAGCTTGTCGGAGCTTATTCATGACTTACAACATGCTAATCCCAAGCTTAAAGCCAGCTACCAAGCCAAACCCTTAATCGAGCGTAATCCGGTGCGTTTTTGGCAATCAACCACGGTATTTTTACTGGTGGTAGTGATTTGGCAATGGGCTAGCCAACTAAGTTAA
- the nirB gene encoding nitrite reductase large subunit NirB, translating to MERIIVVGNGMVGHHFIDQLIQQDKLGQVQVTTFSEESRLAYDRVQLSSYFSGKTADDLMMTSPEYYDEHGVQYFVNDKVVEVLPEEKIVVTSSGRRESYDKLVLATGSYPFVPPIPRPDDQAAQENILVYRTIEDLEAMTKSGESSKVGVVVGGGLLGLEAAKALKDLGMETHVVEFAPRLMAVQVCDGGGAILRTKIEELGVKVHTEKNTKEIVAGENTRYRMNFADGSSLDTDMILFSAGIRPQDQLARETGLELGPRGGVVINNQCQTSNPDIYAIGECALWEGKIFGLVAPGYSMAKVAVDHIAGEQAKAFEGADMSTKLKLMGVDVASIGDAHANTEGALSYSLSDEARQVYKKVVTNAAGDRLLGAVLVGDADDYGNWLQLFLNDMPLPVAPEYLLVPSSEEGAASAMGVESLPDSAQICSCFDVTKGQICQAVRDGATSMADIKATTGAATGCGGCSALAVQVMNAELENLGVEVSNDICEHFAYSRAELADIVRVKKIKTFEQLLSEYGSGHGCEICKPAVGSILATFWNDYVLTDDHIALQDTNDIFLGNMQKDGTYSVVPRVPGGEITPDKLIAIGEVAKEYDLYTKITGGQRVDLFGAQLHELPKIWGKLIDAGFETGHAYGKALRTVKSCVGSTWCRYGVQDSVGMAILLENRYKGLRAPHKIKFGVSGCTRECAEAQSKDIGVIATEGGWGLYVCGNGGMRPRHADLFATDLDDVTLMRYIDRVLMFYVRTADRLQRTSVWLENLEGGLDYLKEVILDDKLNICEELEANMNHVVESYQCEWKSTISDEKKLLRFSQFINADDTDTSLQYVRERGQRRPATEEERIQTIEIVEAP from the coding sequence GTTCAAGTAACCACTTTCAGTGAAGAGTCGCGCTTAGCGTACGACCGCGTGCAATTATCAAGTTACTTCTCGGGTAAAACCGCTGACGACTTGATGATGACCTCTCCTGAATACTACGACGAACATGGTGTTCAATACTTTGTTAACGACAAAGTGGTAGAAGTGCTACCAGAAGAAAAAATTGTCGTCACTTCAAGCGGTCGTCGCGAAAGCTACGACAAGCTGGTACTTGCTACTGGTTCTTACCCGTTTGTGCCGCCGATTCCGCGCCCAGACGATCAAGCAGCGCAAGAAAACATCTTGGTATACCGCACCATTGAAGATTTAGAAGCTATGACCAAATCGGGCGAAAGCTCAAAAGTTGGTGTAGTAGTTGGTGGTGGTTTACTAGGCTTGGAAGCTGCCAAAGCGCTTAAAGACCTTGGCATGGAAACCCACGTTGTAGAATTTGCACCACGCCTGATGGCAGTGCAAGTATGTGACGGCGGCGGCGCGATTCTTCGCACCAAAATTGAAGAGCTTGGCGTAAAAGTTCATACCGAGAAAAATACCAAAGAAATCGTAGCCGGCGAAAATACTCGCTACCGCATGAACTTTGCAGACGGTAGCAGCTTAGACACCGACATGATTTTGTTCTCGGCAGGTATTCGCCCACAAGATCAGCTAGCTCGCGAAACTGGCCTAGAGCTTGGTCCTCGTGGCGGTGTTGTAATTAATAACCAGTGTCAAACCTCTAACCCAGACATTTACGCCATCGGCGAATGTGCTTTATGGGAAGGTAAAATCTTTGGTCTAGTAGCGCCAGGCTACAGCATGGCTAAAGTAGCGGTTGACCATATCGCTGGCGAGCAAGCTAAAGCCTTCGAAGGTGCAGACATGAGCACCAAGCTTAAGTTAATGGGTGTAGACGTAGCCAGTATTGGTGACGCACACGCAAACACCGAAGGCGCGCTAAGCTACAGCTTGAGCGATGAAGCTCGCCAAGTGTACAAAAAAGTAGTCACCAACGCTGCTGGCGACCGTTTACTCGGTGCCGTATTAGTGGGTGATGCCGACGATTACGGCAACTGGTTGCAACTGTTCCTTAACGACATGCCATTGCCAGTAGCACCGGAATACTTGCTAGTACCATCTTCAGAAGAAGGTGCAGCCTCGGCAATGGGTGTTGAATCTTTACCCGACAGCGCACAAATCTGTTCTTGTTTCGACGTAACCAAAGGACAAATTTGCCAAGCAGTACGTGATGGCGCAACCAGCATGGCCGACATTAAGGCCACTACGGGTGCAGCAACGGGTTGTGGCGGTTGTAGCGCATTAGCCGTTCAAGTGATGAACGCTGAATTAGAAAACCTTGGTGTAGAAGTTAGCAACGACATTTGTGAGCACTTTGCCTATTCACGCGCCGAGCTAGCCGACATTGTTCGAGTTAAGAAAATTAAAACCTTCGAGCAACTGCTAAGCGAATACGGCAGTGGCCACGGTTGTGAAATTTGTAAGCCTGCAGTGGGCTCTATTTTAGCCACCTTCTGGAACGACTACGTTCTTACCGATGACCACATTGCCCTGCAAGATACCAACGATATCTTCTTAGGCAACATGCAAAAAGATGGTACCTACTCAGTAGTACCTCGTGTTCCAGGCGGTGAGATCACTCCAGACAAACTTATCGCCATTGGCGAAGTTGCTAAAGAATATGACCTATACACCAAGATTACCGGTGGCCAACGGGTTGACTTGTTTGGCGCACAATTACACGAGCTACCAAAAATTTGGGGCAAGTTAATTGATGCTGGTTTTGAAACTGGCCACGCTTACGGTAAAGCGTTACGTACTGTTAAATCTTGTGTAGGTTCTACCTGGTGTCGTTACGGCGTGCAAGACAGTGTTGGCATGGCGATTTTATTAGAAAACCGCTACAAGGGCCTACGCGCCCCGCACAAAATTAAGTTTGGTGTGTCAGGGTGTACTCGCGAGTGCGCTGAGGCACAGAGCAAGGATATTGGTGTTATTGCAACAGAGGGCGGTTGGGGTCTGTATGTTTGTGGTAATGGTGGTATGCGCCCTCGACACGCCGACTTATTCGCTACCGATTTAGACGACGTAACCTTAATGCGCTACATCGACCGCGTACTGATGTTCTACGTACGTACTGCCGACCGTTTACAGCGTACTTCGGTATGGTTAGAGAATCTTGAAGGCGGCCTAGATTACCTGAAAGAAGTGATTCTAGACGACAAACTCAACATTTGTGAAGAACTCGAAGCTAACATGAATCACGTAGTAGAGAGCTACCAGTGTGAATGGAAATCTACCATTAGCGACGAGAAAAAACTGCTGCGCTTTAGCCAGTTTATTAACGCCGATGATACCGACACTAGCCTGCAATATGTTCGCGAGCGTGGCCAACGCCGCCCCGCTACCGAAGAAGAACGTATTCAAACCATTGAAATTGTAGAAGCACCATAA
- the nirD gene encoding nitrite reductase small subunit NirD yields MMSEVATATWTEVCRKSQLSPGTGVCALVNGKQVAIFWEGISDQIFAISNYCPFGKVNMLSRGIIGDFKGELMVASPLYKQRFSLKTGQCLDDESVTIPTFQVKLDGDSIKVAA; encoded by the coding sequence ATGATGAGTGAAGTAGCTACAGCAACTTGGACCGAAGTTTGTCGCAAATCGCAGCTTAGCCCAGGAACCGGTGTTTGTGCCTTAGTCAACGGCAAACAAGTCGCCATTTTCTGGGAAGGAATCAGCGACCAGATATTCGCCATAAGTAACTACTGCCCATTTGGCAAAGTGAACATGTTGTCTCGCGGCATTATCGGAGACTTCAAAGGCGAATTAATGGTGGCCTCACCTTTATATAAGCAACGTTTTAGCTTAAAAACCGGCCAATGCCTAGACGACGAAAGCGTCACTATTCCTACCTTCCAAGTGAAGTTAGATGGTGACAGCATCAAAGTCGCCGCTTAA
- a CDS encoding MATE family efflux transporter, with protein sequence MSSSTQSKTLQKGLFGMALPIFGEFMLNMSVPVFDALFLSQVSDQAAASVGAVMPWFSMAIVFFSATGIAGASLASQYMGKQNYQRANLILAGLILLGVMAGLLCGLFFITQASNIGQWMSLPADMSELAAEYLVLAGAGIGFMGLRMTLANICNSYGQSHWNTISAALMLVTNIIGNGILVLGWFGATPMGVSGVALASLIAWSLSLSFSLLVVLFLIKVKLPLAQAIKQPSLSLKPILKIAVPSALEPFSYQSFVMVMNLMIVQFGEVELTVRIYALNIYVYCTMMLVAIGIANTMLVTQLAGAGHFERCHQQMRQGLRWGLIAVGIVASIIFIFHQSLLGLFTSNPEVLALGVVVCLIHSINEPLRAINIISGNVLRGCGDAIFVTGNAIAVTWLFSVPLAYFTGVYLGYGLYAVLLAGVVDEFLRSQINWRRWKSDRWKRKLAPD encoded by the coding sequence ATGTCGTCTTCTACTCAAAGTAAAACCTTACAAAAAGGCTTATTTGGTATGGCCTTGCCTATTTTTGGCGAGTTTATGCTGAACATGTCGGTGCCGGTATTTGACGCGCTATTCCTTAGCCAAGTCTCCGATCAAGCGGCTGCATCGGTAGGTGCAGTTATGCCTTGGTTCTCTATGGCCATTGTATTCTTCTCGGCCACTGGCATAGCCGGTGCTAGCCTCGCATCACAATACATGGGCAAACAAAACTACCAGCGCGCCAACCTTATCCTGGCAGGCTTAATATTGTTGGGCGTAATGGCAGGGCTGCTGTGCGGTTTATTCTTTATTACTCAAGCTAGCAATATTGGCCAGTGGATGAGCCTGCCCGCAGACATGAGTGAGTTGGCGGCAGAATACTTAGTATTAGCGGGGGCAGGTATTGGTTTTATGGGTTTGCGCATGACCCTAGCCAACATTTGTAATAGCTACGGGCAATCGCATTGGAACACTATTTCAGCGGCATTAATGCTAGTCACCAATATTATTGGTAATGGCATATTAGTATTGGGTTGGTTTGGCGCAACTCCCATGGGCGTAAGCGGGGTTGCTTTAGCCAGCTTAATTGCTTGGTCGCTTAGCCTTAGCTTTAGCTTGCTGGTAGTACTATTTTTGATCAAGGTGAAGCTTCCTTTAGCACAAGCGATTAAACAACCCAGCCTTAGCCTTAAACCCATTCTAAAAATTGCGGTGCCTTCGGCGCTTGAGCCCTTCTCTTATCAAAGCTTTGTAATGGTCATGAACTTAATGATCGTCCAATTTGGCGAGGTAGAGCTTACCGTCCGCATTTATGCGCTAAACATCTACGTTTACTGCACCATGATGTTAGTGGCCATTGGTATTGCTAATACCATGTTAGTGACCCAGCTAGCAGGCGCAGGACACTTTGAACGCTGCCATCAACAAATGCGTCAAGGCTTGCGCTGGGGCCTAATAGCCGTGGGCATAGTGGCCAGCATTATCTTTATCTTTCACCAAAGCTTACTGGGTTTATTTACCAGTAACCCTGAAGTGCTCGCCCTAGGCGTAGTGGTGTGTTTAATTCACAGTATTAATGAGCCCTTAAGGGCAATTAACATTATTAGTGGCAATGTATTGCGCGGTTGTGGTGACGCGATATTTGTAACGGGCAACGCCATTGCGGTTACTTGGTTATTTTCGGTACCACTGGCCTACTTTACCGGGGTGTATTTAGGCTATGGCTTGTACGCAGTATTGCTAGCAGGAGTGGTAGATGAGTTCCTACGCAGCCAAATAAACTGGCGACGTTGGAAAAGCGATAGGTGGAAGCGGAAGTTAGCACCGGACTAA
- the ftsY gene encoding signal recognition particle-docking protein FtsY, whose translation MAKKKGLFSWFGRKKDDEQQQPSDPSTEQQDTQQAELDAKAEREAQAEREAQAEREAQAEREAQAEREAQAEREAQAEREAQAEREAQAEREAQAEREAQAEREAQAEREAQAEREAQAEREAQAEREAQAEREAQAEREAQAEREAQAEREAQAEREAQAEAELAAQAEQEAEQDTEQEAEQAASSDAAEPVKKMGLFARLRAGLRRTRKNFGWGFFSLFKGRKIDDDLFEELEEQLLVADVGVDTTLKIIENLTSHVKRSELKDGEALYQQLKLDMASMLNQAEAPLDLDNSDGPFVILMVGVNGVGKTTTIGKLAKQYQSQGKSVMLAAGDTFRAAAVEQLQVWGERNKIPVIAQHTGADSASVIFDAFQAAKSRNVDVLIADTAGRLQNKAHLMEELKKIVRVMKKLDDAAPHEIMLTIDASTGQNAISQANLFNQAVGLTGLTLTKLDGTAKGGVIFALADKFALPIRYIGVGEGIDDLREFESQPFVDALFSNEESEEA comes from the coding sequence ATGGCAAAAAAGAAGGGCCTATTCTCTTGGTTTGGCCGAAAAAAAGATGATGAGCAACAACAACCAAGCGATCCCAGCACAGAACAGCAAGATACTCAGCAGGCTGAACTAGACGCCAAAGCAGAACGAGAAGCCCAAGCCGAACGAGAAGCCCAAGCCGAACGAGAAGCTCAAGCCGAACGCGAAGCCCAAGCCGAGCGCGAAGCTCAAGCCGAACGAGAAGCCCAAGCAGAGCGAGAAGCTCAAGCAGAACGCGAAGCCCAAGCAGAACGAGAAGCCCAAGCAGAACGAGAAGCCCAAGCAGAGCGCGAAGCCCAAGCAGAACGAGAAGCTCAAGCCGAGCGAGAAGCGCAAGCTGAGCGAGAAGCTCAAGCCGAGCGAGAAGCGCAAGCAGAACGCGAAGCCCAAGCAGAACGCGAAGCCCAAGCTGAACGAGAGGCTCAAGCAGAACGAGAAGCCCAAGCCGAGCGAGAAGCGCAGGCTGAGGCTGAGCTAGCGGCTCAAGCCGAACAAGAGGCCGAACAAGACACTGAGCAAGAAGCAGAACAAGCCGCATCTTCAGACGCCGCAGAACCGGTGAAAAAAATGGGCCTATTCGCCCGTTTGCGTGCCGGTTTAAGGCGCACCCGTAAAAACTTTGGTTGGGGATTCTTCTCTCTGTTTAAAGGGAGAAAGATCGACGACGATCTGTTCGAAGAACTCGAAGAACAGTTATTGGTGGCAGATGTCGGCGTAGATACCACCCTAAAAATTATCGAAAACCTCACTAGCCACGTTAAACGCAGTGAGCTAAAAGACGGTGAAGCACTTTACCAGCAGTTAAAGCTAGATATGGCCAGCATGCTTAATCAGGCAGAAGCGCCTTTAGATCTAGACAATAGCGACGGCCCCTTTGTTATCTTAATGGTTGGGGTAAACGGCGTAGGTAAAACCACCACCATTGGTAAACTTGCCAAACAATACCAAAGCCAAGGTAAATCGGTAATGTTAGCTGCTGGCGATACTTTCCGTGCCGCGGCGGTAGAGCAGCTGCAAGTTTGGGGTGAGCGTAACAAGATCCCGGTGATTGCCCAGCACACTGGCGCCGACAGCGCATCGGTAATTTTCGATGCATTTCAAGCAGCTAAGTCACGAAATGTAGATGTATTGATTGCCGATACCGCAGGTCGCTTGCAAAATAAAGCGCACTTAATGGAAGAGTTGAAAAAAATTGTTCGAGTTATGAAGAAGCTCGACGATGCTGCTCCTCATGAAATTATGCTAACCATTGATGCCAGCACCGGCCAAAACGCCATTAGCCAAGCTAATTTGTTTAACCAAGCGGTAGGGCTAACGGGGCTAACGCTTACTAAGTTAGACGGCACCGCTAAGGGCGGGGTGATTTTCGCTCTAGCCGACAAATTTGCTTTGCCAATTCGTTATATTGGTGTGGGTGAAGGCATTGATGATTTACGTGAGTTTGAGTCACAACCCTTTGTTGATGCGCTCTTTAGCAACGAAGAGAGTGAAGAAGCTTAG
- a CDS encoding NarK family nitrate/nitrite MFS transporter yields the protein MSAEKFNLFSFTGKMKILHMSWMAFFITFLVWFNHAPLMGSIAASLGLTSSQIKTLLILNVALTIPARIVIGMFTDRFGPRLTYSTLLAVCSIPCFMFAFANSFEQAAIARFLLGFIGAGFVVGIRMVSEWFPAKELGTAEGIYGGWGNFGSAAAAMSLPTLAIVFGGEDGWRYAVGLTGLISLLFSVVYYKNVSDTPKGSTYFKPKNVGAMEVTTKGDFVLLLIMKVPMYATLALLAWKLSPAGVKMLSQEVVYACYAGLVALYVLDFWKTYQVNKNIFVKPVPEIEQYKFKQVAVLNVLYFATFGSELAVVSMLPLFFSEVFELDMVYAGLLASAYAFMNLASRPGGGWISDRFGRKKTLLVLTAGLALGYFGMGQIDGTWPLFLAVAMAMACSFFVQAGEGAVFAAVPLIKRRLTGQIAGMTGAYGNVGAVFYLTVLSLVSYQAFFYVIGATAVLGFIALLLLEEPKGTIAEVGPDGEVTLINVS from the coding sequence ATGAGTGCAGAGAAATTTAACCTTTTTTCCTTTACCGGAAAAATGAAGATACTTCACATGAGCTGGATGGCTTTTTTCATTACCTTTTTGGTGTGGTTTAACCACGCGCCATTAATGGGTAGCATCGCAGCTAGCCTAGGCTTAACGTCTAGCCAAATCAAAACCCTACTGATTTTGAACGTAGCCTTAACCATTCCTGCGCGAATTGTTATTGGTATGTTCACCGACCGTTTTGGCCCACGCCTAACCTATTCAACCCTATTGGCAGTGTGTTCAATTCCTTGTTTCATGTTTGCCTTTGCGAATAGCTTTGAGCAAGCCGCTATCGCTCGTTTCTTATTGGGCTTTATTGGCGCGGGCTTTGTAGTAGGTATTCGTATGGTATCGGAGTGGTTCCCAGCTAAAGAGCTAGGCACCGCAGAAGGTATTTACGGCGGTTGGGGTAACTTTGGTAGCGCTGCAGCTGCAATGTCATTACCTACACTAGCCATTGTATTTGGTGGTGAAGATGGCTGGCGTTACGCTGTTGGCCTTACCGGTTTAATCAGCTTGTTGTTCAGTGTGGTTTACTACAAAAACGTAAGCGATACTCCTAAAGGCTCTACTTACTTTAAGCCAAAAAATGTTGGCGCAATGGAAGTAACCACTAAAGGTGACTTTGTATTGCTGCTAATCATGAAAGTGCCAATGTACGCAACACTTGCCTTGCTAGCATGGAAACTATCTCCAGCGGGCGTGAAAATGCTTAGCCAAGAAGTGGTTTACGCCTGTTACGCTGGCCTAGTTGCTTTATACGTTTTGGATTTTTGGAAGACTTACCAAGTAAACAAAAACATCTTTGTTAAGCCAGTTCCAGAGATTGAACAGTACAAATTTAAGCAAGTAGCGGTACTAAACGTATTGTACTTCGCCACCTTTGGTTCAGAGCTAGCGGTAGTATCTATGCTGCCATTGTTCTTTAGCGAAGTATTCGAATTAGACATGGTTTACGCTGGTCTACTTGCCTCTGCGTATGCCTTTATGAACTTGGCTTCACGCCCAGGTGGCGGTTGGATTTCTGACCGATTTGGCCGTAAGAAAACCCTATTAGTATTAACTGCTGGTTTAGCCTTAGGTTACTTTGGTATGGGTCAAATTGACGGAACTTGGCCGCTATTCTTAGCAGTAGCTATGGCAATGGCATGTTCATTCTTTGTACAAGCTGGTGAAGGCGCAGTATTTGCCGCAGTTCCGCTAATTAAGCGTCGCTTAACTGGCCAAATTGCTGGTATGACAGGCGCATACGGTAACGTAGGTGCAGTATTCTACTTAACCGTGTTAAGCCTTGTAAGCTACCAAGCGTTCTTCTACGTGATTGGCGCAACGGCAGTGCTAGGCTTTATCGCCTTATTGCTTCTAGAAGAGCCGAAGGGCACTATTGCTGAAGTAGGCCCAGATGGTGAAGTAACGCTAATCAACGTTAGCTAA